In Vigna angularis cultivar LongXiaoDou No.4 chromosome 8, ASM1680809v1, whole genome shotgun sequence, the DNA window TAAATAcattaatacatatatatatatatatatatatatatatatatatatatataactaatttcATGACaagtaaataattttgaatatataaatgagtTTGGTACTGTCAGTCAATATGAAATCATCGCTGGTACGACTCCGAAGATAGCAATTGTAAAATTCAGTAGGCTGTCAGTGATTTGTGATCGGATCACAATATATAACTGTTTTCtttctatataaattttattgcaaacaaaattcataattcataataaataaatatacagtTGTTCTTAACGAGgtacaatttatttaaagagACTGATGAAACTCTAtgcagagagaaaaaaaggtCAGATTGAAAGGGAGTGTCCGTTGGGAGTAGTTTGAGGTTTAGAAGAAGAGTAGTGTGTGAAATTCATTTCCGTAGAGAGTGTGAAAGTATTGATAATGTCCATCTGgttctaatttttaatacaagAGTAGACATTTGATGTAAAAAATGAGCTGGTGTTTGGTTTATCTTTGCTTTCATTTTTCAGTTATGTTTTTGCTAATAGTTACAAATTTGCAACTGAGTTATAGTACTAATTTTCTAGTGCAATAAAACCTTGATCTTAGAGGGATGAGTTCGATGTATGCAATTAatatgttttcttgttttctctttattattGACTGTCTGTCTACCCATTTCATTGCCTGCTTACGTTGGATGCTGGATATATCATATATGTATACTTATGGCTGAAAAATACAGTTATACACAATATCACAATGTATTACTGAGTCTAAAccatttgttgttgttttgcaACACAGAAATATTTTGGACTTTTTACTATGTAGTTATCTTTTTGTTGATATATGTACCAAACACGACCTAGCTGATTCTTTagatatatgttttaaaatctTGTGGTTTAAGATCGAATTTCTTGGCTGACCACTTTTTTCCCATCCCATCCCGTTTCTGCTCCCTTATAGATTTCTTCTTTGTATACTAACAGGATCCAGATGGTGGATATGCTGGAGGACCAGGCCAAGCAAGTGACTATTCTTATCTTTTGTTGATTTCTACATCATTACTGAGCTATGGTTTCATTGAATTTTATTCTTgccttctcctccttctcccCTTTCTAAAACTTTATCTTATTGTCTCATGCTGCAACTCTGATGCATACAAATAGAAAACTTTTTCCGTGGTTAGTTATGATGTAAAATATGCTTCTATAATTTCATGTAGTATATTGCTTGTGCTTTTACAAAGGTAAAAGAGAACATTTCAAAGGGAGTTTGTGTTGTACACTTGAACTATTTGAGTTGGAACAGATAAGTTGAATAAGTTTAGGTTTAGGTTTAGGTTGTACTTCTATTGTTAGTGTTGGAGAAGCATAATGAACTATTTATATCCTTGGAATGTTCTCTACAGATGCCTCATATTGCCACAACTTATGCCGCAGTTAATACACTTATTACTTTGGGTGGTCAGAAATCCCTGGCATCAATTAATAGGTGGTCTGTTTATGTGCTCAACGCAagttttttatatcatattatgttccattatttatttaagaagcTAGTTTTCATTTGTGTGGAACTGATTGGTTTGGTACTTTGAACATATTCTCAGAGATAAATTGCATGGGTTTCTGCGAAGAATGAAGCAGCCAAATGGGGGGTTCAGGTTTGATATCTTATACTCGTCTTCCACTTCAattcaaaataagaaattatactGATGTTATGTAcccatttttaattatatctgaTAGCTATTCTCTAAATCTTTTATAAAGTAAAGGATAACTTTTTGTGGCTTACAATTCCATCTGTTTGCACTCTGTTCACAAATGCAATGCACCACCATTCACACCTATGAATGGtaacatatttgattttcttgtgTTTGTGGAGCTCCTGTTGTGCAGAAACCAATCTACTATGTACACTTGTCTGAAGGGTGTGAATTCATCTGCTGTGTTGAAAGCATTTCTTTAATGCGGTTTATTCTCTTTGTTGTTGACACATGCAGAGTAGTTTGGGAAACCTTATTTTTCTAATCAATCTTTTCTTTCCAATCATCAAATGCTTTATTCAGGATGCATGATGATGGAGAAATTGATGTTCGAGCTTGCTACACTGCAATCTCTGTAAGTTGGTATCTCTCTCTTTATTTACCGTGCTTGTGTGTGTGAATGCCATTTTACTCTGTATATAAGTATAACTAATAGTTCTTATGTCAATGgacattcattttattatatatggcTTAGATAGTATATTAATAAGTCAGAATGACAGAGTGTTAAAAAACAAGCTATTGGCTAAATAAGGCCTTTTTACTGCCATTATGGCATACCTTATCTTCGTTATGGTAGGGGCCTTTTAATGTTAGAACTGGTATAAAACAGTATATATGCAGACATAATTAATCTTGTTGGATACAGGTTGCAAGTATTTTGAACATATTGGATGATGAGCTGATCCAGAATGTCGGAGACTACATTTTAAGGTTAGCTTAGCAATAACTTCAATTCTGGAGTCTATCTGTATGCTTCCAGCTTGGAGGGAAATATATAGCATAGACACTTCTTACAAGTTAAATTCATGACTTTTGTTTCCTTAAGATCAATTTGCAAGCATTCAAAATATGCTTGCATTGAAACAAACtgtttttcttcattaattatATGTGGCCTCACATGTGACTTCAAGTACAGCCACTGTTAATAATTGAAAGCTGCATTAGTCAAAATGTTATTACTGAATTTTCTCCATTTTCCATTCTTTTGGTGCTCTAAATGGATCATAGCATTGAGAAAACTATTTTATGATCACTTCTTTAACTGTTTCTTGCCTTAAATGGATTGACACTTGTATTGTTTGGAATATGAAAGTCCGAGTAGTTACAATGATGACAGTGGTATGTTATGCCATGGTTACCAAATTCTCTCCACACTTTAATGCTTTAAAATGCCTTTGGCAATTGTTATATTAGACATTATTTAGATAGCTAATTACTCATCCATCTATCCGTGGCTTTATCAGTTCAATGATCAGctgaaaatgaaataattaatgggttctaattaggaagattctatggatattttctctaattaggaagattttcctctaattacaatataattacttcttttataattgttatataaAGTTATGTAAACACATGCCTTATAATCTGGTGCTTTTCTGCAGCTGTCAAACATATGAGGGTGGCATTGGAGGCGAGCCTGGTTCTGAGGCTCATGGGGGGTATGTATCATTATCTCTTTCTCTCACCCTCCCTTCCTCTTATTATACCTCTTCAGCAAGATAGGCGGAATTAAAACCGAAAGGAGGTATGCAAAGCATTCTTATTTTTGGCAATTTGTTTGTCAGGTACACCTTCTGTGGATTAGCTGCAATGATTCTGATTGGTGAGGCTAGTCGTTTGGATCTGCCTCGGTTAATTGTAAGAGAATTGTTTATTTCCTATTTATTAGCTTCCAATTATTCATGTGACCTTTTGAAGTTGCCCACAGCTGATGTTAATGATTTAATCATCTGTGGCTTTGCATTAGGACTGGGTGGTATGCCGGCAAGGTAAGGAATGTGGATTCCAGGGAAGAACAAATAAATTAGTGGATGGATGCTATTCCTTTTGGCAGGTGATTGGCATTTTACACTTTATAAATCAACCTTTGTAATATAGTTGGATTGAAACTTGAATGTATTCAGGGAGGTGCTGTTGCACTATTGCAAAGATTATATTCTATTATTGACAAACAAATGGAAGAGACCTCACAGATTTTTTCGATATCTAATGTATCTGAAGATAAAGAAAGTTTGGATGGAACCTCTACTCATACAACTTACCGTGGTACTCATGAGTTATGTTGACTTTAATATCTATATTCTTTCTAATTTCATTTCTAATGATATTGATACTTCTTTAAATTCTAATTCTCGCAGGTGCTATAGAATCTGGTTCAACTGATCTTAAAAACATtgcttataaatttattaatgagtGGAGAGCACAAGAACCACTTTTTCACAGTATTGCTTTACAGCAATACATTCTCTTGTGTGCCCAGGTCTGCAGTTTATCCACATCTTTGGTATCTTAATCCTCATATTTCTAATTTCTCGCTTAAATATGCCTTGTCGAGTCCTTGAAAGCTTGAAATGAGAATTCAATTTTGTATGTTTTCATCTTGTCCACTAGTTTgaacatttgaaattttgatcGTCTTACATTTGTTCTGTAAACGTCCAAAGACGGATTACAGTTagtgattttaaatatatgtgTGAACTTTAACATGATCAAAATCTTAGTTAAATCATTTGACATTTTGCCAAAACAAAAAGGGTATTGAATCAGTTGACTTATTTTCCTACGGTTGAAAAACTAAGTTTAAGATTTTGGTAACTGATATTTTCCTGATTAGACCATCCTCCATTCTTTGACATTTGATTTATATCCTTTCTTCAACCAATTCTACCTTTGCACTTCCATTACTaacttcatttttcttaaatttgcaTTTCTATTTTACATGATGTAGGAGCAAGAAGGTGGATTGAGAGACAAACCAGGTAAACGTAGAGATCATTATCACACATGTTACTGTTTAAGTGGGCTCTCATTGTGCCAATATAGCTGGTCAAAGCACCCCAATTCTCCACCTCTTCCTAAGCTAGTATTGGGCCCCTACTCTAATCTATTAGAACCTATCCATCCCCTCTTTAATGTTGTCTTGGAACGATATCATGAAGCTCATGAATTCTTCTTTACTGAGTCATGACCACTGATCTGGTCCTTAGCTACCGCCAGCTTATTTATCTGTACAATGTAAAATCAGTGTCGTTAAATTGCTACCTTACTGGAGCTGTTGCATAGGAATTTCTGCAATCCATGATTGTGGAATATTGACTTTCCCCCATATGGATAATCAGTAATTGATGCAacgtaaaataaatttattggaACATTGCATATAAGTGTAACTGGATTGCTCGGATTGTGTCTAGGTTTTGATGATTATTGATAATTTGATATGTATTAGATATGTAGTTTCGTAGAAGACAGATCTCCCCTGTGTTGTATGCAAAAGAAGAAATCATCATACGGTCTATGAGTGTTGTGAACTCATCCAATCCATTGTTTCGTGACTgtgttttattgatttatttctcattaattgaaaattccgttcatttcttattttaaagttaGTTGGGTCTGAGTAAGAAATTCGTTTGGATAATTTTTATTCGCAGAAAATAGTACACGAATTCATTTCATCTTTAGATTTTCTCGTTCTGTTCATGGTCATTTTGATAAACAAATACATTTCTCGTTCTCGTTCTTTTTCTCGATTTCTCTAAGCTTAAACGATTCAATTTGTAACTTAAAACAACATGAACAAAACAACTTTGACaataaaaaggagaaagatagGCACGGACACAATAAAATACACTAAATTCAAACAACcatttatgataaatttgttgATTTGTAAGGTAAATGATGTTTTTCGTGATTATAAAATTCTGAAAATTCATATTTCGTTcctaaataatttattttcatccttaaaaaaaaagtggtaTTGTGAACGATAGAATTGGTTTCCGTTAACATATGGTTATCGTATTTTCAAGTGGATATAAAGGGGTAGATACGTATAATATTTTGATAGGATTAATTTGTGGTAAAGTATTTTGTATTAGCGAAATAAAAGAATTTTCGTTTGAGAGACTTGAAGAAGTAGGTCGTTGTTAGTGAAAGATTATCCGTTCAGGGTGTTATAAAAAAAGGTTATTGTCAATACATTTGAAGGTTATTGTCTTGATAACCATTGTCATTTGAAGGTTGTTtgctatatttattttcatcggTGTCTGAATCATTGCTAGTAAATATCCATCAATACAAAATTTAGTGTTTTCAATGGTATGATTCATCCTTATAACATCATCGTATTGATATACTCAAAGTAAAATAAGCgtaatttattgtttaattttcatgCAAAGCTATTAAAATCTATTATCTACTGATTGTAAGGTAACATGcacaaatttcttttattgtacCACCTTTATTTTGCACATACATAAATAATTCTTGTTAAGATTCCTTTGTGATATGATACTATAGATCGTTTGATAGTTTCATATAATCTGATAATTGAAGATAGTATGGTGATTCAAGATCATTTGTTCTTACTGGTTTGTATGTTTTCATcaatatgtgtttgtttttagaGTATCTAATGGCATCAGATCATAGCTTCTTTCATATATCATTTGAGCCTGTCTATACGAGGTTTTGAGCTcgttagtaaaaataattttcacgTATTTTCTCCATTATTAGTTCAAGCGTAATTTATAGAAGTTAATTAATAATGACAATTATTTCTATATAAATTGGGCATTGTACTAACAATTTGCTTAAATGAGAGTTGGGATTTTAACTCGATAAATCAAAAGGTAAAGTTAAGCAGGAGATGtgatatttatttgataatgaATTTCTgtcatgaatgtatattgaaGTTCATTATCATTCTTCTTTATTCtcattattaattttctaaaaatattctcTGTAGGTTAACACTATTATCATTTTCTTTGCCTGTCATAAGCAAACCGAATTTGGAAATCTACTTACGGAGATGTACTGTACACAATCCGATTATAAGTAGGATTACAAGTTGGTCTGTTTCTATCTATCCTAACTTGATCTCACATATTCTAATAATGTATTATTACAAGTGTCTTGATGATtgttgtaagacccatgaaaaagaaaatatttatagtagtaaactttagtattttattagtaataataattttaatggatagaaaaatgtaaattttggatataaaattatagtaattttagaaggagaggttcaaatttttggtaacttatttagtaaattttttaaattgaatagtaaaaagtgaatagtaaatagtaaaaagtgaatagtaaaaataaattttcagcatgaggatttcttagcatggaagaaagtagtaggtagaaactaggatcagatttggtgagtaaatggttaaaatattattttttaaataatattaaaataataaataatattaaaatattaatgaatagtaaatttttttttacctataaatagccatgggagggaagggtattttgcaccaagaaaagaggaatcaagtgagagcttgagaaatagagaagaaagagctagggagaaatttttagttgcaagaagagtagaggttctgaagggtttcggggaaataaattcagatcaagaggaatctggaatagaggtaggggagctaacttttctaagcttttatattatgatttagtactgttttattactattcatgtcttgaaattatgtatgaatattgttaatgcttactgtatgtttatctatattgatattcggtgtaaatattatatgctgttgttttgaatctgttaataagaaatttgttaaaaactagttgaggaacactttggctaaggaaagacttggtacttaagttgtccattgtgacgcacctctctttcctggaagtctactcaacaggtttttaacttaaatcttgtgtacagattatgtactgttaaattatcatgtaatatatcttgttggaatatattcagtttgtatgatttctgaaatgattgaagtttatttgatttaaatttatgcatttgaacatgtatgagtattacggggaaatgtcgtaagggtataatatgagtcgaggaatgtgagtatggtatgagtctcgcggagagattctgtaatgtcatggtatgtgtatgaggattatgggtagatttcgtaatggtataatatgagttaaggaatgtgagcattgtatgagtttcgtggagagattctgtaatgacatggtatgtgcgtatatgttgatgttgagggtcatgaagttggaggttatcctgatactctaataatcattcagtctcaagtagagaatgatgaattatgtggtgagaggggcaggaggtcctggtctatgtgccagtttaggacatagtgaggggactaaccttgtgaatggtatggaggacagaatgtcctggtctatgtgccggttttggacatagtgaggggactaagaatgacatcacaagtgaaaaaccttccgttgtatcgctcatcaacatatcgttgggataagtgcctattagGTATTGTgaaatgagtgtctattgggtattgtggtgtctattgggtattgtggtgtctattgggtattgtggtgtctattgggtattgtgagacgagtgtctaataggaattgtagtatgagggtgtcgaacataattattatatgatgtttatatcaaggtaattatacatgttttataaatgatttgttgcatgttagctcaccctacttgttgtgtttgttttgtgtttgggtatgtgcgatgatcgtataattcgttatacgggagcagatgaaggaatgtcgtctgatccaatgacaatgaagagagagacagaagaataagttagaaggattcgaattatatttatgagtttatagttgaaatctgagtttaaaacatgtgtagacatatattaactatgaatttataagtgtgAAATTACGGAatattaccgtaaatgtaatattacaatatataaattatgaattatccagcgtgagatattgggatgttacattaatggtatcagagcctagcctttACCCATCCTTTACATCACTATTGAGGTTTGAATACTACCATATAACTATACCTGATGAAATTTCTCCAATCACAACCTAcaacttcttaattattccaaattcccTAATCACATTGCAACcctcctttttatctatttccaaactcttcttcttccttatcttgtCACTTTTAGCCCCATCAAAACCATCATACCTCACTAGTCtcaaaataatccattaatgttttaaaagaactcaTTTGCACTGTTTATAATGAAGGCTCAGAGCCTCTGGAAGAGAGGAACCGAAAGTGTTTCCTACTCCTACTCCTAATCTAATGCTAAAATCTACTTCCATCTCCTCTCTGCTGTGCTTCATTTATAGCCAATCTGAACATCCTCCCGTGACTTCCCCTTAACTTTaggattttgtttttgtctttagTTGACAATTGGCAGCCCCTGAATTCTTAAAATCCCTTGGATGTATGAAAATAGGTGGGGCTCTCTCCAAATTGCTTGTCCGTTTCTTCACTTGTGCCGAGATCACTCATAAACTATAATCACAAGATTCGAGAAAACTTTTCATTCCTACTATAACTAGAAAGTGATTCTCCTTATAGATCCTTATTTAAGACTTCCATGACCATGTAAAACTCTAAGAATCGTTCTCTTTTCCGTAATAATTttccattatattttctcaacaTAGTTTCTACTCCTAGAAATTGTACGCCTCCAAAAGCCACTTATGTTTACCATTACCTATGAGTTTGCTAGGAAAATAATTACATGAAGGTTGAGATAATTTGGAGTATAATCTTGAAAGAAGTTTGATTATTCTAGTTTTGTTAAGTATTTCAGAAATGTTTATCAGGTGAAGAAAATAGTGGTTCAACATTTAGTGTGGGTTAAATAAAGGATGAGGATCAATATTTTACGGATATCTGACCAATGCAAGTGAATGATAGATATTATAGTCTAAGGGTATGATCGAAAGGATGGTTTGGTCATGttccaatatgtttttagaagtttatggTCTTCAAGAATTGTGATTTGATTGTTGAACATTAAGTGTGGTTAAGGGTGAAGGCAATATTACCGAGAGTCAGATAAGTTCATCAAGGACGAGTGAAGGAAATGATGCATGATCTTAAGTATGGAAGGGTTTCTATGGATGTTATAAAGCATACTCAATATAGGTATTATTTTGGACAAGTTCTTGTTAAAtgggtatagaaaagaaaaacataaaggatgaattgtttagtaatagtgttttgactccgtgtaatcatcagagtaattataaattttacggagaatagaagtagagggtaaggtggaacaatctagtataattttggtaaacataAGTGGCTTTTAGTGGTATACGATTTCTAGGAGTAGAAATtgtgttgagaaaatataatggaaggttgttacggaaaaagaatgattcttagagttttatagggtcatgaaagtcttaaatagggatctataaggagaatcactttctggttatagtaggaatgaaaagttttctggaattttgtgattaatagtttatgagtaatgagttcttttaaaacattaatggattattttgaGACTAGTGGGGTATGTTTAATGGTGGTTTTGACGAGGCTAGAAGTGACAAGTAAGAGTGTTTTgaaggtttatgattttaaatttttcgtgagtacatttcaatttgagatgctagaaattttatgcacaaaataagtagagtaaatgagtttacaaggaaactagaagataaggtgaaataatcataactttattttttatgtcgaattttcgaattttcgaggacgaaaatctttgttgttggggagaatgtaagacccatgaaaaatatttatagtaaattttagcattttattagtaataataattttagtggatagaaaaatgtaaattttggatataaaattatagtaattttagaaggagaggttcaaatttttggtaacttatttagtaaattttttaaattgaatagtaaaaagtgaatagtaaatagtaaaaagtgaatagtaaatagtaaaaagtgaatagtaaaaataaattttcagcatgaggatttcttagcatggaagaaagtagtaggtagaaattaggatcagatttggtgagaaaatgattgaaatattatttttaaataatattaaaataataaataatattaaaatattaaggaatagtaaatttttttttactataaatagccatgggagggaagggtattttgcaccaagagaagaggaatcaagtgagagcttgagaaatagagaagaaagagttagggagaaatttttagttgcaagaagagtagaggttctgaagggtttcaggggaaacaaattcggagcaggagattaagtctggaatagaggtaggggagctaatcttttctaagcttttatattatgatttagtactgttttattactattcatgtcttgaaattatgtatgaatatgtttaatgcttactgtatgtttatctatattgatattcggtgtaaatattatatgctgttgttttgaatctgttaataagaaatttgttaaaaactagttgaggaacactttggctaaggaaagacttggtacttaagttgtccattgtgacgcacctctctttcctggaagtctactcgacaggtttttaacttaaatcttgtgtacagattatgtactgttaaattatcatgtaatatatcttgttggaatatattcagtttgtatgatttctgaaacgattgaagtttatttgatttgaatttatgcatctaaacatgtatgagtattacggggaaatgtcgtaagggtataatatgagtcgaggaatgtgagtatggtatgagtctcgcggagagattctgtaatgtcatggtatgtgtatgaggattatgggtagatttcgtaatggtataatatgagttaaggaatgtgagcattgtatgagtttcgtggagagattatgtaatgacatggtatgtgcgtatatgttgatgttgagggtcatgaagttggtggttatcctgatactctaataatcattcagtctcaagtagagaatgatgaattatgtggtgagaggggcaggaggtcctggtctatgtgccggtttaggacatagtgaggggactaaccttgtgaatggtatggagggcagaatgtcctggtctatgtg includes these proteins:
- the LOC108343850 gene encoding protein farnesyltransferase subunit beta, which produces MSEVSEKETNPPATEAAPPCPTVTQRDQWMVESQVFQIYHLFATIPPNAQTLMLELQRDNHVQFLSKGLRHLSSAFSVLDSNRPWLCYWIFHSIALLGESVEDELEDNTIEFLNRCQDPDGGYAGGPGQMPHIATTYAAVNTLITLGGQKSLASINRDKLHGFLRRMKQPNGGFRMHDDGEIDVRACYTAISVASILNILDDELIQNVGDYILSCQTYEGGIGGEPGSEAHGGYTFCGLAAMILIGEASRLDLPRLIDWVVCRQGKECGFQGRTNKLVDGCYSFWQGGAVALLQRLYSIIDKQMEETSQIFSISNVSEDKESLDGTSTHTTYRGAIESGSTDLKNIAYKFINEWRAQEPLFHSIALQQYILLCAQEQEGGLRDKPGKRRDHYHTCYCLSGLSLCQYSWSKHPNSPPLPKLVLGPYSNLLEPIHPLFNVVLERYHEAHEFFFTES